The Candidatus Hydrogenedentota bacterium genome includes a window with the following:
- a CDS encoding discoidin domain-containing protein yields the protein MMNRLVLAALSLAVLFLFGVSHAAQHDSPFAASSITDALFSPEFAFDNDPKTRWASATGAAHDEWIQIDFGRRVPIHALTITWENAYALDYELQTSDDASAWTTIFHQTEGPGGTEELKDLKGKGRYLRILCHKPTPFQLYSIWDISFPDGKTAKAFADVHEQIEKARLEATRAARQRLRDALRDSGAQSIVFATRPLYDDGHWYANISYYAEDTNQKTYAKGGGLYLYSVAEDAVKPLIEDPEGTVRDPAVNYDGSLILFSWRKGGTDTFHLYTIAPDGTNLKQLTFGEYDDFEPAWLPDGGIAFVSSRCRRWVNCWLTQVAVVHRCNADGTNILPLSANLEQDNTPWPMPDGRILYTRWEYVDRSQVDYHHLWTMNPDGTAQQVFFGNYHPGGLYIDAKPVPDSPDVVFINSAGHGAKEHTGRVALVNAKQGPDALSSIRNISGDGYRDPYPITTDVFLAAHDQDLVLLGADGTEEPLFKLPASSDLRMHEPRPIAARPIERTIPSRVDYTQATGRLILSDVYKGRNMEGVARGDIKRLLVLESLPKPINYTGGMDPLSYGGTFTLERVLGTIPVEEDGSAYMELPANRALLFVALDGNGNSVKRMQSFCSVMPGETTSCVGCHEPRTETTPVRNARRPIALNFPPRQIKPVSDVPDVYDFPRDIQPILDKHCVRCHDYDAHPDGPDGPRAGGVILTGDHGPMYSHSYATLTVRRQFVDGRDQPVSNLAPRTIGTGASPLMTKVQGGHHGVKLSDREIMMVRLWIETGAAYPGTYAALGSGCIGGYRANTPVETDDEWPASKAAAEVIDRRCASCHEGERRIPRNLSDENDLSFWRPEWNDPRLMRSRHLVFNLTRPDKSMIVMAPLAKEAGGFGICQAKDASGTSTPLFANASDPDYQKLLAMCTAGKERLAVIKRFDMPGFQPPAPYFREMQRYGILPADLASAPTLDPYQLDRAYWNSFHQSVALKHPAYAMQVKHTDSIR from the coding sequence CACGTGGGAAAACGCCTACGCACTCGACTACGAACTGCAGACCTCCGACGACGCATCGGCATGGACAACCATCTTCCATCAGACTGAAGGCCCCGGCGGCACGGAAGAGCTGAAAGACCTCAAGGGCAAAGGCCGCTACCTGCGCATCCTCTGCCACAAACCCACCCCATTCCAGCTCTACTCAATCTGGGACATCTCCTTCCCCGATGGCAAAACCGCCAAGGCCTTCGCCGACGTACACGAGCAAATCGAGAAGGCCCGCCTTGAAGCTACGCGCGCCGCGCGTCAGCGTCTGCGCGACGCCTTGCGCGATTCGGGCGCGCAAAGCATCGTCTTCGCGACTCGCCCTCTCTACGATGACGGCCACTGGTACGCCAACATCAGCTACTACGCGGAAGACACCAACCAAAAGACCTACGCCAAAGGCGGTGGACTCTACCTCTACAGCGTCGCCGAAGATGCCGTGAAACCCTTGATCGAAGACCCCGAAGGCACCGTGCGCGACCCCGCTGTCAACTACGATGGCAGCCTCATTCTGTTCTCATGGCGTAAGGGCGGCACGGACACCTTCCACCTCTACACCATCGCCCCCGACGGCACAAATCTGAAGCAACTTACTTTTGGTGAATACGATGACTTCGAGCCCGCGTGGCTTCCCGACGGAGGGATTGCCTTCGTATCAAGCCGATGCCGCAGATGGGTCAACTGCTGGCTAACGCAAGTGGCCGTCGTACACCGCTGCAACGCCGACGGCACGAATATCCTTCCACTTTCCGCCAACCTCGAACAGGACAACACGCCATGGCCCATGCCCGATGGGCGTATCCTGTACACGCGCTGGGAGTACGTCGACCGCAGCCAGGTCGACTACCATCACCTTTGGACGATGAACCCCGACGGCACCGCGCAACAGGTGTTCTTCGGCAACTACCATCCCGGCGGCCTCTATATCGACGCAAAGCCTGTCCCCGACTCGCCCGATGTCGTCTTCATCAACTCAGCCGGACACGGCGCAAAAGAACACACGGGCCGCGTGGCTCTCGTAAACGCCAAGCAAGGCCCCGACGCCCTCTCCTCCATTCGCAATATCAGCGGCGATGGATATCGCGACCCCTATCCCATTACGACGGACGTGTTTCTCGCTGCACACGACCAAGACCTCGTGCTCCTGGGCGCCGACGGAACGGAAGAGCCGTTGTTCAAACTGCCCGCGTCTTCCGACCTGCGCATGCACGAACCACGTCCCATCGCCGCGCGCCCCATCGAACGCACCATCCCCAGCCGCGTCGACTACACCCAGGCAACGGGCCGCCTCATCCTCTCCGACGTCTACAAAGGCCGCAACATGGAAGGCGTCGCGCGCGGCGACATCAAGCGCTTGCTCGTGCTCGAATCGCTCCCCAAGCCCATTAACTACACCGGCGGCATGGACCCGCTTTCCTACGGCGGCACATTCACGCTCGAACGCGTGTTGGGTACCATCCCCGTCGAAGAAGACGGTTCCGCGTACATGGAGCTGCCTGCAAACCGCGCCCTCTTATTTGTCGCCCTCGACGGCAACGGCAACTCCGTCAAACGCATGCAGAGCTTCTGTTCCGTTATGCCCGGTGAAACCACGAGCTGCGTCGGCTGCCACGAACCGCGCACCGAAACCACACCTGTACGCAACGCGCGACGGCCCATCGCGCTCAATTTTCCTCCTCGCCAAATCAAGCCCGTGTCCGACGTACCCGATGTCTACGACTTCCCACGCGACATTCAGCCCATCCTCGATAAACACTGCGTCCGCTGCCACGACTACGACGCGCATCCGGATGGGCCTGACGGCCCTCGCGCGGGCGGGGTCATTCTCACCGGCGACCACGGCCCGATGTACTCGCACAGCTACGCCACGTTAACCGTGCGCCGACAGTTTGTCGACGGACGCGACCAGCCGGTGAGCAACCTCGCACCACGCACCATCGGCACCGGCGCCAGTCCGCTCATGACCAAAGTTCAGGGCGGCCACCACGGCGTAAAATTATCCGACCGCGAAATCATGATGGTCCGCCTTTGGATCGAAACCGGCGCTGCCTACCCCGGCACCTACGCCGCGCTTGGAAGCGGGTGCATCGGTGGCTACCGCGCAAACACGCCCGTCGAAACCGACGACGAATGGCCCGCATCAAAAGCCGCCGCGGAAGTCATCGACCGCCGTTGCGCATCATGCCACGAGGGAGAACGCAGAATTCCCCGCAACCTCTCCGACGAAAACGACCTTTCCTTCTGGCGGCCCGAATGGAACGACCCGCGCCTGATGCGCTCGCGCCACCTCGTCTTCAACCTCACGCGGCCCGACAAATCGATGATCGTCATGGCCCCCCTCGCCAAAGAGGCCGGAGGCTTCGGAATCTGCCAGGCGAAAGACGCATCCGGTACATCCACACCCCTATTCGCCAACGCATCGGATCCCGACTACCAGAAGCTGCTCGCGATGTGCACTGCTGGCAAAGAACGACTCGCCGTAATCAAACGATTCGACATGCCCGGCTTCCAACCGCCCGCCCCCTACTTCCGCGAGATGCAACGCTACGGAATCCTTCCCGCAGACCTCGCGAGTGCCCCCACGCTCGACCCCTACCAACTCGACCGCGCCTACTGGAACTCATTCCACCAATCCGTCGCGCTCAAGCACCCCGCGTATGCCATGCAGGTGAAACATACCGATTCAATTCGTTGA